In Paraburkholderia sprentiae WSM5005, a genomic segment contains:
- a CDS encoding DUF3275 family protein, whose protein sequence is MPERVRPASPSGGIVISLSGTLDVRTIKGSNGPFQVGELTTSVGEFKVKDKVLEQFEPGAYTGTFLIDKIYPHSYVWYGKVTVEIRARLADVQLDNDEPFSETGQAPSSTEPDPADEERIPSAAAPAHADQGPSPAQTEGDSGELYLPDLFGTELADAIVASQPVKLDPTVDRGVFRQQRDQLRAFGYAFQASSQTWLKA, encoded by the coding sequence GGAGGCATCGTGATCTCTCTTTCCGGCACGCTCGACGTGCGCACCATCAAGGGCAGCAACGGCCCGTTCCAGGTCGGCGAACTAACCACGTCTGTCGGCGAATTCAAGGTCAAGGACAAGGTGCTCGAGCAGTTCGAGCCCGGCGCCTATACCGGTACGTTCCTGATCGACAAGATCTATCCGCACAGCTACGTGTGGTACGGCAAGGTCACCGTCGAGATCCGCGCGAGGCTCGCCGATGTGCAGCTCGACAACGATGAGCCATTCAGCGAGACCGGTCAGGCACCGTCCTCGACCGAGCCGGATCCGGCCGACGAGGAACGCATACCCAGTGCCGCAGCCCCCGCGCATGCTGACCAAGGGCCGTCCCCCGCACAAACCGAAGGCGATTCTGGCGAGCTGTATCTGCCCGACCTGTTCGGAACCGAGCTGGCCGATGCGATTGTCGCCAGCCAGCCAGTGAAGCTCGACCCAACCGTTGACCGCGGCGTGTTCCGTCAGCAACGCGACCAGCTTCGCGCATTCGGTTACGCCTTCCAGGCCTCCAGCCAGACCTGGCTCAAAGCCTGA
- a CDS encoding DUF6094 domain-containing protein, whose amino-acid sequence MALIFPRLARNFVKNGYFPTDAVTLGRIIPALALADPDRPVRLLDPCCGEGAALYELKDALGRQSATPNAIRAFGVEYDRQRAWHAKDVLETVAHTDIHDMFITARSMGLLFLNPPYGDVVSDKAQTGERQPDRLEKLFYLKAVPWLAFGGVLVLIVPYYVMDREFATMIARNFTHVEVFLAPDQTFKQLVLFGVKRRADGVDTSLAARLARISDGELPPGLPEHWTARPYCIPSAAGEQAFMSTRIDAPQLEHELQRLQHATLWPQFAAMFAAKAVTPRRPLRDLSDWHLALALAAGQITGVVTGVDGTRLLIRGDTVKQKEQEVQIEETDKGEIRTTILMRDRFVPTIAGIDFTPGPNLGRVVTIR is encoded by the coding sequence ATGGCCCTGATCTTTCCCCGCCTCGCCCGAAATTTCGTGAAAAACGGCTACTTCCCGACGGATGCCGTCACGCTCGGACGGATCATCCCGGCACTCGCGCTGGCCGATCCAGACCGCCCTGTACGGTTGCTCGATCCATGTTGCGGCGAAGGCGCCGCGCTATACGAGCTAAAGGACGCACTAGGAAGGCAGTCCGCAACCCCTAATGCGATCCGCGCATTTGGCGTCGAGTATGACCGCCAGCGTGCATGGCACGCGAAGGATGTCCTGGAGACCGTGGCACACACCGACATCCACGACATGTTCATCACCGCCCGCAGCATGGGGCTGCTGTTCCTGAACCCGCCGTATGGCGACGTCGTATCGGACAAGGCTCAGACTGGCGAGCGTCAGCCGGACCGTCTGGAGAAGCTCTTCTATCTGAAGGCGGTTCCCTGGCTCGCGTTCGGTGGCGTGCTCGTGCTGATCGTGCCGTACTACGTGATGGACCGCGAGTTCGCCACGATGATCGCTCGAAACTTCACACACGTCGAAGTGTTTCTCGCGCCCGACCAGACGTTCAAACAGCTCGTCCTCTTCGGCGTCAAGCGTCGCGCAGATGGTGTCGACACCTCACTGGCCGCACGCCTCGCACGTATCAGCGACGGTGAACTGCCACCGGGACTGCCCGAGCACTGGACCGCACGACCGTATTGCATTCCATCGGCCGCCGGTGAACAGGCCTTCATGTCCACACGGATCGATGCGCCGCAGCTCGAGCACGAACTGCAACGCCTGCAGCACGCCACGCTCTGGCCGCAGTTTGCTGCGATGTTCGCAGCAAAGGCGGTCACGCCTCGCCGTCCCCTGCGCGACCTGTCCGACTGGCACCTCGCTCTCGCACTTGCCGCCGGCCAGATTACCGGTGTGGTTACCGGCGTTGACGGCACACGCCTGCTCATCCGCGGCGACACCGTCAAGCAGAAAGAGCAGGAAGTCCAGATCGAGGAAACGGACAAGGGCGAGATCCGGACCACGATCCTGATGCGCGACCGGTTCGTTCCCACGATCGCGGGCATTGACTTCACGCCCGGCCCGAATCTCGGCCGCGTTGTCACGATCCGCTAG
- a CDS encoding SNF2-related protein has product MEDLQSAVVDGDAEHDDITADDNAGDVIALPDFISNFGAGLLDAVRQQNPSIYDGQRPSRWDALLDELSRQPFPAQREVIHAITTLLTQHAPGGVINAEMGTGKTLMGIGVAVLLHHCGYPRTLVIAPPHLVYKWRREIRTTVPGARVWILNGPDTLRKLLQLRIMRSRPTVPEFFILGRVRMRMGFDWKPAFARRVATLDMETDAITRVFACCPACGEFVCDEDGNPLTPTQARPALNEKRRACSCGERLWALAPKGQGTRSMRELVKGALLQMPTVGEKTAERLLSRFGESMLADMLQDNVFEFINLMDDSGELVFSDRQAKRMERALAHTEISFGQGGYQASEFVKRYLPQGYFGLLIADEGHEYKNENSAQGQAMGVLARKASKTLLLTGTLMGGYADDLYHLLYRLNPTMLIDDGFNYNSNGSMAAATMAFMREHGVLIDIHKQVDEGSHRTAKGDRKSVSTVKGPGFGPKGIMRYVVPYTAFLKLSQIGQNVLPPYDESLLPVALTEEMAAAYRTLESTLTSELRTALRCGDKSLLGVVLNALLAWPECCFRPEIVRHPRTKRILASVPALLRDDQPGPKEEALLRLVRGELLNRRRMLVYTTYTGTRDTSVRLKNLLDAVGVRASVLRASVPAEKREDWVADQLERGAEVIITNPELVKTGLDLLEFPTIAFLQSGFNTYTLQQAARRSWRIGQTHDVTVRFLAYEGTTQMRCLKLMGQKIAVSQSTSGHMPESGLDILNQGGESIEVALARQLVSQE; this is encoded by the coding sequence ATGGAAGATTTGCAATCCGCCGTCGTCGACGGCGATGCCGAACATGACGACATCACAGCCGACGACAACGCCGGCGACGTGATCGCCCTGCCGGACTTCATCTCGAACTTTGGCGCCGGACTGCTCGATGCCGTCCGCCAACAAAACCCGTCGATCTACGATGGGCAACGCCCCTCACGATGGGACGCACTGCTCGACGAACTGTCGCGACAACCGTTCCCGGCGCAACGGGAAGTCATTCACGCGATCACGACACTGTTGACGCAACACGCACCGGGCGGTGTCATCAATGCCGAAATGGGTACCGGTAAGACGCTGATGGGCATCGGCGTTGCCGTCCTTCTCCACCATTGCGGCTATCCGCGCACGCTCGTCATCGCACCGCCGCATCTCGTCTACAAGTGGCGCCGCGAAATCAGAACGACGGTGCCGGGTGCACGCGTCTGGATCCTCAATGGCCCGGACACACTGCGCAAGCTACTACAGCTCCGTATCATGCGTTCGAGGCCAACGGTACCCGAGTTTTTCATTCTCGGCCGCGTGCGCATGCGCATGGGATTCGACTGGAAGCCTGCCTTCGCGCGCCGCGTCGCAACGCTCGATATGGAGACTGACGCAATCACCCGCGTGTTTGCCTGCTGCCCTGCCTGCGGCGAGTTCGTGTGCGACGAAGACGGCAATCCGCTGACACCTACCCAGGCTCGGCCGGCGCTCAACGAGAAGCGTCGCGCGTGCAGTTGCGGCGAACGCCTGTGGGCCTTGGCACCGAAAGGCCAAGGCACGCGGTCGATGCGCGAGCTCGTGAAGGGAGCGCTGCTACAGATGCCGACCGTCGGCGAGAAAACCGCCGAACGCCTGCTCTCCCGCTTCGGCGAATCGATGCTCGCGGACATGCTGCAGGACAACGTGTTCGAGTTCATCAACCTGATGGACGACAGCGGCGAACTCGTGTTCTCGGACCGGCAGGCGAAGCGCATGGAGCGCGCGCTCGCTCACACGGAAATATCGTTCGGACAAGGCGGTTACCAAGCCTCAGAGTTCGTTAAACGGTATCTGCCACAGGGCTACTTCGGTTTGCTCATCGCCGATGAAGGGCACGAATACAAGAACGAAAACTCCGCCCAGGGCCAGGCAATGGGCGTACTCGCTCGGAAGGCGTCGAAAACGTTGCTGCTCACGGGGACGTTGATGGGCGGCTACGCCGACGACCTCTATCACCTGCTCTATCGCCTGAACCCGACCATGTTGATCGACGACGGGTTTAACTACAACAGCAACGGCTCAATGGCGGCCGCCACAATGGCGTTCATGCGCGAGCATGGCGTGCTCATCGACATTCACAAGCAGGTCGACGAAGGCTCGCACCGGACGGCGAAAGGCGACCGAAAGAGCGTTTCGACGGTGAAAGGTCCGGGCTTCGGCCCCAAGGGCATCATGCGGTACGTTGTGCCGTATACAGCCTTCCTGAAGCTCTCGCAGATCGGCCAGAACGTCCTCCCTCCCTACGACGAATCCCTGCTGCCGGTCGCGTTGACTGAAGAAATGGCGGCAGCCTATCGCACGCTCGAATCGACACTGACATCAGAATTGCGCACCGCGTTACGCTGCGGCGACAAGAGTCTGCTGGGCGTGGTGCTCAATGCGCTGCTCGCGTGGCCGGAATGTTGTTTCCGTCCTGAAATCGTGCGTCACCCTCGCACGAAGCGGATCCTGGCCAGCGTGCCTGCATTGCTGCGCGACGATCAACCCGGTCCCAAGGAAGAAGCGCTGCTGCGACTCGTGCGGGGCGAACTGCTGAACCGCAGGCGCATGCTGGTCTATACGACCTATACCGGCACGCGCGACACGTCGGTGCGACTGAAGAATCTTCTCGATGCGGTCGGTGTCAGGGCATCCGTGCTTCGTGCGAGCGTGCCTGCGGAAAAGCGTGAGGACTGGGTCGCCGACCAGCTGGAGCGTGGCGCCGAAGTCATCATCACAAACCCCGAGTTGGTCAAAACCGGCCTCGATCTTCTTGAATTCCCGACGATTGCATTTCTTCAGTCGGGCTTTAACACCTACACGCTTCAACAGGCTGCACGCCGAAGCTGGCGTATCGGTCAGACGCATGACGTCACCGTGCGATTTCTCGCTTACGAGGGCACAACGCAGATGCGGTGTCTGAAGCTGATGGGACAGAAGATTGCCGTCTCGCAGTCCACCTCCGGCCACATGCCCGAGTCCGGTCTCGACATCCTCAATCAGGGCGGAGAGAGCATCGAAGTTGCGCTCGCGCGGCAACTGGTGAGTCAGGAATAG
- a CDS encoding DUF3085 domain-containing protein: MIHFVAADLRPVICEARTQQCRIVLVKDHGVYMLSEKGKMENGRRSIIAWAVECNPNTVQFDDWWERARAEFGGDDFVEHLDRNDAVFDRVIDEGFDLRIGADAGYLYINAVAPRS, from the coding sequence ATGATCCACTTCGTTGCAGCGGATCTGCGCCCCGTCATCTGCGAAGCCCGCACGCAGCAATGTCGAATCGTGCTGGTCAAGGATCACGGCGTCTACATGCTCTCGGAGAAAGGCAAAATGGAAAACGGCCGACGCAGCATCATCGCGTGGGCCGTCGAATGCAATCCCAATACGGTGCAATTCGACGACTGGTGGGAGCGCGCCCGGGCAGAATTCGGCGGCGATGATTTTGTCGAGCATCTCGATCGCAATGATGCGGTCTTTGACCGCGTGATCGACGAAGGCTTCGATCTCCGGATCGGGGCTGACGCCGGTTACCTCTACATCAACGCTGTCGCCCCGCGGTCCTAA